The proteins below come from a single Eucalyptus grandis isolate ANBG69807.140 chromosome 3, ASM1654582v1, whole genome shotgun sequence genomic window:
- the LOC104438029 gene encoding protein STRICTOSIDINE SYNTHASE-LIKE 4 translates to MALLDFLSHFWPSFSGFVFACLLAIALQIIVFSPISPDLLQLPEPSILASLPPNTHLQGVRKLGEGIVKGPEDVCVDKNGALYTATRDGWIKRMHQDGSWENWSMLNSQALVGITATRRGGIIVCDAEKGLIWVDEDGHAKVLLSHVNGSQIRLANDVIEASDGSLYFSVTSTKFDLQNLFLDVLEAKPHGQLLKFDPSSSQISIIVDKLCFANGVALSRDEDFLIVCETWKYRCLKHWLKGDEEGKTEIFVDNLPGGPDNINLAPDGSFWIAVVQLISEEWEFVHASKAAKHFIATFPSMIKKVKGAHRKASVLNVGADGKIIKKLDDPDGKVISFVTSAFEFEDHLYLGSLSSNYIGKLPLIR, encoded by the exons ATGGCTCTACTTGACTTCTTGAGCCACTTTTGGCCGTCATTTTCGGGCTTTGTCTTCGCTTGCCTCCTAGCCATAGCGCTCCAAATCATCGTCTTCTCGCCGATATCTCCTGACTTGCTCCAATTACCAGAACCATCGATACTTGCTTCTCTTCCCCCAAACACCCATTTGCAG GGTGTGCGTAAGCTTGGAGAGGGTATAGTGAAAGGTCCGGAAGACGTATGCGTAGACAAAAACGGCGCGCTCTACACTGCGACAAGAGATGGTTGGATCAAGAGGATGCACCAAGATGGGTCCTGGGAAAACTGGAGCATGTTGAACAGTCAGGCACTTGTGGGGATTACAGCAACCAGGAGAGGGGGTATCATCGTGTGTGATGCAGAAAAG GGTTTGATCTGGGTTGATGAAGATGGTCATGCGAAGGTCCTCTTATCACACGTTAATGGATCTCAAataag ATTGGCGAACGATGTCATTGAAGCATCGGATGGGAGTTTGTATTTCAGCGTAACTAGCACCAAGTTTGACCTCCAAAATTTGTTCTTGGATGTCCTCGAGGCGAAACCTCATGGCCAGCTTCTCAAATTCGATCCTTCATCATCACAAATTTCAATCATTGTTGACAAATTGTGCTTTGCAAATGGCGTCGCTCTCTCTAGGGACGAAGATTTTCTCATCGTTTGTGAAACTTGGAA ATATAGATGTTTGAAGCATTGGCTGAAgggagatgaagaaggaaaaacggAAATTTTTGTCGACAATCTTCCAGGCGGACCTGACAATATCAATCTTGCCCCGGATGGATCTTTCTGGATTGCTGTAGTGCAG TTGATATCTGAAGAGTGGGAGTTTGTGCACGCCTCCAAGGCAGCCAAGCACTTCATAGCAACATTCCCAAGTATGATCAAGAAAGTGAAAGGAGCGCACAGAAAAGCAAGTGTTTTGAATGTAGGAGCTGAtggcaaaataatcaagaagcTTGATGATCCTGATGGGAAAGTCATTTCCTTTGTTACCTCAGCATTTGAGTTTGAGGATCATCTTTACTTAGGAAGTCTCAGCTCCAACTATATTGGAAAATTGCCGCTCATCCGATGA
- the LOC104438030 gene encoding uncharacterized protein LOC104438030 — MTTKAPPLIEVETAKCFSCGFTEECTPAYILRIREQYRGRWICGLCIQAVKDEVLRADRLISTEEALNRHISFCKKFKSSNPMKETEHPIFAMGKLIRRSLDSPRTLRSNSSSDLQGIDAVGRITTPSLLRSESCISSISS, encoded by the coding sequence ATGACGACAAAGGCACCTCCTTTGATTGAAGTGGAGACtgcaaaatgtttttcttgtgGATTCACAGAGGAATGCACCCCTGCGTATATCCTCAGGATTCGAGAACAGTACCGAGGAAGATGGATTTGTGGGCTCTGCATTCAGGCGGTGAAGGATGAGGTCTTGAGAGCGGACAGACTCATATCTACGGAAGAGGCATTGAATAGACACATCAGCTTCTGCAAGAAGTTCAAGTCATCCAATCCCATGAAGGAGACAGAGCACCCCATCTTTGCCATGGGGAAACTGATCCGGCGTAGCTTGGATTCTCCAAGGACCCTCCGGTCAAATTCAAGCAGTGATTTGCAAGGGATCGATGCGGTCGGGAGAATCACTACGCCATCGCTTCTTCGGTCAGAGAGCTGCATCTCTTCTATATCCAGCTGA